Proteins encoded by one window of Myxococcus guangdongensis:
- a CDS encoding SDR family oxidoreductase: MKTVLITGCSSGYGLETARHFHAQGWNVVATMRTPRADLLPSSERLRVISLDVTKPASIAAALEASGPIDVLVNNAGIGLMGAFEATPMATVREVFETNVFGVMAMTQAVLPLLRARGSGVIVNVTSSATLAPMPLVAVYTASKVAIEGFTESLRFELESFGLEVKLVEPGYCPGTRFTHNGGPRMEGLFPQPYAPFAQHIFASLGQPTAVTRESDVAQAVWRAANDTSGALRFPAGPDAVALALARSA, translated from the coding sequence ATGAAGACGGTGCTCATCACGGGGTGCTCCTCCGGCTATGGACTCGAGACCGCGCGCCACTTCCACGCCCAGGGCTGGAACGTGGTCGCCACCATGCGGACGCCCCGTGCGGACCTCCTCCCGTCCTCGGAGCGGCTGCGGGTGATATCGCTCGACGTGACGAAGCCCGCGAGCATCGCCGCCGCGCTGGAGGCGAGCGGGCCCATCGACGTGCTCGTCAACAACGCGGGCATCGGGCTCATGGGGGCCTTCGAGGCCACGCCGATGGCCACGGTGCGCGAGGTGTTCGAGACGAACGTCTTCGGGGTCATGGCGATGACGCAGGCGGTGCTGCCCCTGCTCCGCGCGCGCGGGTCGGGCGTCATCGTGAACGTGACGTCCAGCGCGACGCTGGCGCCGATGCCGCTCGTGGCCGTCTACACCGCGAGCAAGGTCGCCATCGAGGGCTTCACGGAGTCGCTCCGGTTCGAGCTCGAGTCCTTCGGCCTGGAGGTGAAGCTCGTCGAGCCGGGGTACTGCCCGGGCACGCGCTTCACCCACAATGGAGGCCCCCGGATGGAAGGACTGTTCCCCCAGCCGTACGCGCCCTTCGCCCAGCACATCTTCGCGTCGCTCGGACAACCGACCGCCGTGACGCGCGAGTCGGACGTGGCGCAGGCCGTCTGGCGGGCCGCGAACGACACCTCGGGAGCGCTCCGCTTCCCCGCAGGCCCTGACGCGGTCGCGTTGGCCCTGGCCCGCTCTGCGTAG
- a CDS encoding tetratricopeptide repeat protein, whose product MNTRRVERFEARCALVALCLLGLSCVKRPVDYAREHAQTLAPAKLESTSKATVGAVQKLRVRVYADSDYREQVVRWRSSIVSQLQRASAVVRGPLGVEFELESTREWAHRGVEGELEGSLSALELADPGEGVDLVVGLVSTLKFYTASHHELGMARMFGRHFVIREMGNPDEVRAIMEALVHLPQDEQQTLYQQRKQHKETSVFLHEWAHTLGAFHVNNSHWMMFPHYGSNQGAFSPQTLSLLATSLRHASKARHDEAAALAWANELWALLTSTPWPEWEGPQKEAIVDWLAKVREGTAPLLQQPPKASALSADDRRRLDTILALEREGRVEVAAQQMESLAPFHPEHAHIQSLACYLGTRAAPTLPATRAQCTAAAEKFSKDPSALLQLAALDVQQGRHLEAQGHLVRARQRMEAAPGTSSEVWGDLAALFKQTSSLTWTEQALQKTGDGQRTRAVRTWTVQTRRWMALPVEPAASGVAVEREGELIRAAKDVEAALDKGPAAKAQTRLAWLKREFPRAAVQHVLDCELHLRSGRLGPAKTACRKAVAASDEAVQAHFILGWMASTSGTRAEARTHLERVVTLEPLHTEAWRLLAEQYRAAGMQEELKTLQGRYREQFAQELR is encoded by the coding sequence ATGAACACACGTCGTGTCGAGAGATTCGAGGCGCGTTGCGCCCTGGTGGCGCTCTGCCTCCTGGGGCTGTCCTGCGTGAAGCGCCCCGTGGACTACGCCCGCGAGCATGCGCAGACGCTCGCTCCGGCGAAGCTGGAGTCCACGTCGAAGGCGACGGTGGGGGCCGTCCAGAAGCTCCGGGTGCGCGTCTACGCGGATTCGGACTACCGGGAGCAGGTGGTGCGCTGGCGCAGCAGCATCGTGTCCCAGCTGCAGCGCGCGAGCGCGGTGGTGCGGGGCCCCCTGGGCGTCGAGTTCGAGCTCGAGTCGACGCGCGAGTGGGCGCATCGCGGCGTCGAGGGGGAGTTGGAGGGCTCGCTGAGCGCGTTGGAGCTGGCGGACCCGGGCGAAGGCGTGGACCTGGTGGTGGGGCTCGTCTCCACGCTCAAGTTCTACACCGCCTCCCATCACGAGCTGGGCATGGCGCGGATGTTCGGACGCCACTTCGTGATTCGGGAGATGGGCAACCCCGATGAGGTCCGCGCCATCATGGAGGCGCTCGTGCACCTCCCCCAGGACGAGCAGCAGACGCTCTACCAGCAGCGCAAGCAGCACAAGGAGACGTCCGTCTTCCTCCACGAGTGGGCGCACACGCTGGGGGCGTTCCACGTGAACAACTCACACTGGATGATGTTCCCTCACTACGGGTCGAACCAGGGGGCCTTCTCGCCGCAGACGCTGTCCCTGCTCGCCACCAGCCTGCGACACGCCTCGAAGGCCCGCCACGACGAGGCGGCCGCGCTCGCCTGGGCGAACGAGCTGTGGGCGCTCTTGACCTCGACCCCCTGGCCGGAATGGGAGGGCCCCCAGAAGGAGGCCATCGTCGACTGGCTCGCGAAGGTCCGCGAGGGCACCGCGCCACTCCTCCAACAGCCCCCCAAGGCGAGCGCCCTGAGCGCCGATGACCGACGCCGGCTCGACACCATCCTCGCCCTGGAAAGAGAGGGGCGCGTCGAGGTCGCGGCGCAGCAGATGGAGTCCCTGGCGCCCTTCCATCCGGAGCACGCCCACATCCAATCACTGGCCTGCTACCTGGGCACCCGGGCCGCGCCCACGCTGCCCGCGACGCGGGCGCAGTGCACGGCCGCCGCGGAGAAGTTCTCCAAGGACCCCTCCGCCCTGCTCCAGCTCGCCGCCCTGGACGTCCAGCAAGGCCGGCACCTGGAGGCGCAGGGACACCTGGTGCGGGCTCGGCAGCGGATGGAGGCGGCCCCCGGGACATCATCGGAGGTCTGGGGAGACCTGGCGGCGCTCTTCAAGCAGACCTCCTCGCTCACCTGGACCGAGCAGGCCCTCCAGAAGACGGGCGACGGACAACGAACCCGGGCCGTGCGGACCTGGACCGTGCAGACCCGGAGGTGGATGGCCCTGCCGGTGGAGCCCGCCGCGAGCGGCGTCGCGGTGGAGCGGGAGGGCGAGCTCATCCGCGCGGCGAAGGACGTGGAGGCGGCCCTGGACAAGGGCCCCGCGGCGAAGGCGCAGACGCGACTGGCGTGGCTGAAGCGGGAGTTCCCACGCGCGGCCGTGCAGCACGTGCTCGACTGCGAGCTCCACCTGCGCTCCGGCAGGCTGGGGCCCGCGAAGACGGCGTGTCGGAAGGCGGTGGCCGCGTCCGACGAGGCGGTGCAGGCGCACTTCATCCTGGGCTGGATGGCCTCCACGTCCGGCACGCGCGCGGAGGCGCGAACCCACCTGGAGCGCGTGGTGACGCTGGAGCCCCTGCACACCGAGGCGTGGCGGCTGCTGGCGGAGCAGTACCGCGCCGCCGGCATGCAGGAGGAATTGAAGACGCTCCAGGGCCGCTATCGCGAGCAGTTCGCCCAGGAGCTGCGCTGA
- a CDS encoding RCC1 domain-containing protein, with protein sequence MNRVSRRLTGAVRGLSLLCLCLTGLGGTALAARPLAKQARLAEGGSRQGWVLAGRNHSLALRPDGTVWAWGDNTHGQLGHGAPWDSPRPVRVWKLSSIGALGVGENHSLALKADGTVWTWGQNNQGQLGDGSVTTRPVPLVVPELTNVVAIAAGFSHSLALKADGTVWAWGLNAAGQLGDGTNTRRLVPVQVQGLSGVVAIAAGNVHSLALTADGRLGNGAEAMSLVPVAWSAPTGSPVVSISAGTDHSVATRADGSVLSWGSSALGQLCQGGSAHRAPPAPIW encoded by the coding sequence ATGAATCGAGTGTCACGACGTCTGACTGGCGCCGTCCGTGGATTGTCTCTGCTGTGTCTTTGCCTGACAGGACTGGGAGGCACGGCGCTGGCCGCACGGCCCCTCGCGAAGCAGGCGCGGCTGGCCGAGGGCGGCTCGCGTCAGGGCTGGGTCCTGGCCGGACGCAATCACAGCCTGGCCCTCCGGCCGGATGGCACGGTGTGGGCCTGGGGAGACAACACCCACGGCCAGCTGGGCCACGGCGCCCCTTGGGACAGCCCGCGTCCCGTCCGCGTGTGGAAGCTGTCGAGCATCGGCGCGCTGGGCGTGGGTGAGAACCACTCGCTGGCGCTGAAGGCGGACGGGACGGTGTGGACCTGGGGCCAGAACAACCAGGGACAGCTGGGGGACGGGAGCGTGACGACACGCCCGGTGCCTCTCGTGGTGCCGGAGCTGACGAACGTCGTGGCCATCGCGGCCGGCTTCTCCCACTCACTGGCGCTGAAGGCGGATGGGACGGTGTGGGCCTGGGGCCTCAACGCCGCGGGCCAGCTGGGTGATGGGACGAACACGCGACGGCTCGTCCCCGTCCAGGTCCAGGGCCTGTCGGGCGTGGTGGCCATCGCCGCGGGCAACGTGCACTCGCTGGCGCTCACGGCCGATGGCCGGCTGGGCAATGGCGCGGAGGCCATGAGCCTCGTGCCGGTGGCCTGGAGTGCTCCCACGGGAAGTCCCGTCGTCTCCATCTCCGCCGGCACGGACCACTCCGTCGCCACGCGCGCGGACGGCTCCGTGCTGAGCTGGGGCAGCTCCGCCCTGGGCCAGCTGTGTCAGGGCGGCTCGGCCCATCGGGCGCCACCGGCGCCCATCTGGTAG